In Spirosoma pollinicola, the genomic window AGATTGGCTTTCAGAAAGTAGCTTAGGGTGGCCCCCAGATGAAGCCCGAACTTGGCGCGACCAGGAGGAATGGCTGGGTCAGCCAGCTGGAGAGCGGACAGATTAAGCCCGACCTGGAGGCCGATCTGCCAGGATTTGGTCTGGGCGAATAGGCTTAGGTGGCTCACCAAGAGCAAACTAGTCAACAATAAGCGGTAGGGGTTTCTCATAACGATTGTAGGGGCTTTACCTTAATTCATGGGGATGACCGCAAAGTAAGGCCAAGGGTTGGCAAGAGAGGTTATTTTTGTTTTTTTTCCTGGGTATGGGGCCGCCTTCTAGCTGGGAGCGTCCTATATGATGGCTGGCGAGAGTTCAGCACGAAACGGTATATAATTGTTAGTGTAATTAATCTCAAAATATGCTGATATAATACCACGTATACACGACCAAACCGTTCTAAGTAGCTAACTACTACGTTTCTCTTTTAAGTAGTGAAAGACGGCTAACTTTGCCTGGGTAGTCCTCCTTATCTTATTCCGAACGATGCAGAAAGCCGTACTCTTAGATATGTTAGCCCAAAACCGAACAACTTGTTCGTTTGCGTTCGATCAAATTACCGTCGAGAACCTCCCTCTTCGACTCAATGACGAAACGGCTTCGATCGGGTTCATTTATCGGCATGTGGGCGAGATGATGAATTTGTTTGGCTTGTTCTTTGGTCTGCCCGTTGAGATTCAAAATACGACCATGGGCGAACTCGATAAGGGCCAAGGGCAGGATATCAAACCTAGTCAAGAGTTAATAGCCGCTGGCTATGCGATGTTTGAGGCTTATGTCGAGACGACCCCTGATGAAGCCTGGCATGATACCATCGAGACGCCTTTCTTCGGTACGGTTTCCCGAGCGCGTTTATTTAGTCATGTGCTGTTTCACACCGCGCATCATGCTGGCCAGCTTTCGTTAACCTTGAGCCGAGCAAAGAAGGGGTTATAGTCATCAACTAGTAGGGCTGGGGGGCTGGGCAGCAAATAAAAATCAGTGTTTCCTAAAATCCTCATTTTAGATTACTCATCTCAATGAACTGATTATTACCAATGTTCTTCTGCAATCTCTCTGGCGAGCCGACTAGTAATATTCACTTTCGCATCCTGAAACACAAAAACGGTGGTTCCCCGCTCCCGGGCATATGGACTTCTGATCGAATCCTCGATATAGCCAGCCCTAAATAAAGCACCTGTCTCTTCAAGCTCATCCCCAATTGCCTGAGCTTCTTTAACCCGGATGAGATGCCTATACGTTTTGGTGAGATCAAACCAGTCTAAATAATCCGCGTTAAAAGCAACAGCGTTGATGTTCTGACTGGTGTAATAATTAATCGCGCCAGCCTGCCCGTAATTATCACAAA contains:
- a CDS encoding DinB family protein, with product MQKAVLLDMLAQNRTTCSFAFDQITVENLPLRLNDETASIGFIYRHVGEMMNLFGLFFGLPVEIQNTTMGELDKGQGQDIKPSQELIAAGYAMFEAYVETTPDEAWHDTIETPFFGTVSRARLFSHVLFHTAHHAGQLSLTLSRAKKGL